In Primulina eburnea isolate SZY01 chromosome 14, ASM2296580v1, whole genome shotgun sequence, the following proteins share a genomic window:
- the LOC140813345 gene encoding protein CUP-SHAPED COTYLEDON 2-like isoform X1 gives MEGYSYFHESHESHLPPGFRFHPLDEELITYYLLKKVLNCNFTSRAIAEVDLNKCEPWHLPGRAKMGEKEWYFFSLRDRKYPTGLRTNRATEAGYWKATGKDREIYSSKTCSLVGMKKTLVFYLGRAPKGEKSNWVMHEYRLEGKLAYHYLSRNSRDEWVISRVFQKSGAGGSGGGGKKRSGIQVNPEVSSPSSVSLPPLLELSATSTDHDSSSYNGADGKSKEHVPCFSTTAPASFNHNSLFEFPPPNSSIMHDQSASSSGSYFPRHNLVASATPSLRTLQENLQLPHFFPGISAPSMLGGDVDPLSGYGSLGQFPPPENQKIGPTELDCMWSF, from the exons ATGGAGGGTTACAGCTACTTCCACGAAAGCCATGAATCACATTTGCCTCCAGGGTTCAGATTCCATCCGCTTGATGAAGAACTGATCACCTACTACCTCTTGAAGAAGGTACTCAACTGCAATTTCACCAGCAGAGCCATCGCTGAAGTCGATCTGAACAAGTGCGAGCCGTGGCATCTCCCGG GGAGAGCGAAAATGGGAGAGAAAGAATGGTACTTTTTCAGCCTTCGCGATCGAAAGTACCCGACAGGACTAAGGACTAACCGGGCTACCGAGGCCGGCTACTGGAAAGCCACTGGCAAAGACCGGGAAATCTACAGCTCCAAGACTTGTTCACTTGTGGGTATGAAGAAAACCTTAGTTTTCTACTTGGGCAGGGCTCCGAAAGGAGAGAAGAGCAACTGGGTCATGCATGAATACCGCCTCGAAGGAAAGCTTGCATATCATTATTTGTCCAGGAACTCCAGG GACGAATGGGTGATTTCAAGGGTTTTTCAAAAGAGTGGCGCAGGTGGTTCTGGCGGAGGTGGGAAGAAGAGGTCTGGCATCCAAGTGAACCCGGAAGTCAGCTCCCCGTCTTCAGTTTCACTGCCGCCGCTGCTCGAACTCTCGGCCACCTCTACTGACCACGACAGCTCCTCCTACAATGGTGCCGATGGCAAATCCAAGGAGCACGTGCCCTGTTTCTCCACCACTGCACCGGCCAGTTTCAACCACAATTCCCTCTTCGAGTTTCCGCCGCCGAACTCCTCCATTATGCATGATCAGTCGGCTTCATCTTCTGGTTCCTATTTTCCAAGGCACAACCTCGTTGCTTCGGCAACTCCGAGCCTGAGGACACTTCAAGAAAATCTTCAGCTTCCTCACTTTTTCCCCGGTATTTCTGCTCCGTCCATGCTAGGCGGCGACGTTGATCCGTTGTCTGGATATGGCTCTCTGGGTCAATTTCCTCCGCCGGAGAATCAGAAGATCGGCCCCACCGAGCTCGATTGCATGTGGAGTTTCTAA
- the LOC140813345 gene encoding protein CUP-SHAPED COTYLEDON 2-like isoform X2, whose amino-acid sequence MEGYSYFHESHESHLPPGFRFHPLDEELITYYLLKKVLNCNFTSRAIAEVDLNKCEPWHLPGRAKMGEKEWYFFSLRDRKYPTGLRTNRATEAGYWKATGKDREIYSSKTCSLVGMKKTLVFYLGRAPKGEKSNWVMHEYRLEGKLAYHYLSRNSRSGAGGSGGGGKKRSGIQVNPEVSSPSSVSLPPLLELSATSTDHDSSSYNGADGKSKEHVPCFSTTAPASFNHNSLFEFPPPNSSIMHDQSASSSGSYFPRHNLVASATPSLRTLQENLQLPHFFPGISAPSMLGGDVDPLSGYGSLGQFPPPENQKIGPTELDCMWSF is encoded by the exons ATGGAGGGTTACAGCTACTTCCACGAAAGCCATGAATCACATTTGCCTCCAGGGTTCAGATTCCATCCGCTTGATGAAGAACTGATCACCTACTACCTCTTGAAGAAGGTACTCAACTGCAATTTCACCAGCAGAGCCATCGCTGAAGTCGATCTGAACAAGTGCGAGCCGTGGCATCTCCCGG GGAGAGCGAAAATGGGAGAGAAAGAATGGTACTTTTTCAGCCTTCGCGATCGAAAGTACCCGACAGGACTAAGGACTAACCGGGCTACCGAGGCCGGCTACTGGAAAGCCACTGGCAAAGACCGGGAAATCTACAGCTCCAAGACTTGTTCACTTGTGGGTATGAAGAAAACCTTAGTTTTCTACTTGGGCAGGGCTCCGAAAGGAGAGAAGAGCAACTGGGTCATGCATGAATACCGCCTCGAAGGAAAGCTTGCATATCATTATTTGTCCAGGAACTCCAGG AGTGGCGCAGGTGGTTCTGGCGGAGGTGGGAAGAAGAGGTCTGGCATCCAAGTGAACCCGGAAGTCAGCTCCCCGTCTTCAGTTTCACTGCCGCCGCTGCTCGAACTCTCGGCCACCTCTACTGACCACGACAGCTCCTCCTACAATGGTGCCGATGGCAAATCCAAGGAGCACGTGCCCTGTTTCTCCACCACTGCACCGGCCAGTTTCAACCACAATTCCCTCTTCGAGTTTCCGCCGCCGAACTCCTCCATTATGCATGATCAGTCGGCTTCATCTTCTGGTTCCTATTTTCCAAGGCACAACCTCGTTGCTTCGGCAACTCCGAGCCTGAGGACACTTCAAGAAAATCTTCAGCTTCCTCACTTTTTCCCCGGTATTTCTGCTCCGTCCATGCTAGGCGGCGACGTTGATCCGTTGTCTGGATATGGCTCTCTGGGTCAATTTCCTCCGCCGGAGAATCAGAAGATCGGCCCCACCGAGCTCGATTGCATGTGGAGTTTCTAA